From the genome of Deinococcota bacterium:
CCACCCCGACATGGCGACCATGCTGGCCTTCGTGATGACCGACGCCGCCATTCCCCAGGCCGAGCTGCGCAGCCTCTGGCCTGGGGTGGTGAGCGAGAGCTTCAACCAGGTGACCGTCGACGGCGACACCTCGCCCAACGACATGGCCGCCCTACTCTGCAGCGCGCAGGTGGACGCCGACCAGAGCGACTTCGTGAGCGCCCTGCGCCAAGTCTGCGGGGACCTCGCCCGCGATATCGCCCGCGACGGCGAAGGCGCCACCAAGCTCATCACCGTGGTGGTCACGGGCGCCAGGAACGCCGACGAGGCCAAGCTGGCCGCGCGGGCCATCGCCCGGAGCCCACTGGCGAAAGCCGCCGCCTACGGCAACGACCCCAACTGGGGACGCATCCTGGTCGCGCTCGGCTACTCCGGGGCCGGGTTCGAGCCGGCGCGGGTGAGCATCGCGCTGCAAGGCAGCCTGGTCTACAGCGGCGCACCGCGACCCTTCGACGCGGGCGCCCTCTCGAGGCGGATGAACAGCCCCGACCTGCTCATCGAGGTGGACCTGGCGGCCGGTGGGGCGCGGGGCAGCGCCTGGGGCTGCGACCTCACCGCCGACTACGTCAAGATCAACGCCGATTATCACACCTAAGGAGTACACTGCGAGCAGGAAACCGCTTAGCGCTTGCCATTTCCAGATTGTGGAGGCAACCATGACCCGTCACACCGACCGGACGACCAAACTTCTGCTGCTGTTCCTTGTGCTCGGAGTCTGCGGACTTCTCTATCCACTCTTTGACGCCTCTCCCGTTCAGGCTCAAGAACGACTGGAAGATGCTCGTATTCCCATGCCCTTTGACGTTACCGCGGCAGGAGAAACCTTATACATCCTTTACTTCGGCGAGGAGGGCATGCAGATGAAGGCCTACCGCGCTGAAGTCATCGACGGAGGCCTGACGCTTCTCGAGAGCCCACCCAAAAACCTGCCATAAGGGGCCGGTGTCTTCTCGACAGCTTCAAGGGCGCCACATTCATGGCGCCCTGATGTCTTTACTCAGTCCTCAGCACTCAGTCCTTTCTTTTCCTGGGTTTGGGCAGGTGGATAGACAGGCCGTGCGCTGCCTCGGCCGCCTCCATAAAGCTCTCGCCGAGGGTGGGGTGGGCGTGCTGGGTGAGCGAGATGTCCTCTAGGGTCGCGCCCATCTCGATGGCTAAGGCCGCCTCGGAGACCATGTCCCCGGCGGAGGGCCCCACCATGTGAAAGCCTAAGAGCAGGTCGCTCTGAGCGTCGCCGATGACCTTGACCAGGCCCTCATTTACCCCGAGCGTCATGGCGCGGCCCGAGGCCTGCAGCGGAAAGATGCCGACTCTCACCTCGCGTCCCGCCTCCCTGGCTTCCTTTTCAGTCATGCCGACGCTGGCGAGTTCGGGGCTGGTGTAGACGACGTTGGGCACGATGGTGTCGTAGGCCGCGGGCTTGCCGGCGGCGTGCTCCGCCGCCACAAGGCCCTCCTTCATGGCCTTGTGGGCGAGGAGCGGCGCCCGCGCTACGTCGCCGATGGCGTAGATATGAGGCACCTTGGTCTGCATGTGCTCGTTGACGGGAAGATAACCGCGCTCGACCGTCACGCCGAGTTCCTCGAGCCCCAAACCCGCCCCCCTGGGTTTGCGCCCGACCGCCACCAGAATTTTGTCCACGGTGAGGGTTTCTTGCTCTCCGGCGGTGTTTTCCAGCGTCACCTCGAGGCCGTCAGCCGTCTCTTCGCACTTTACCGCCTTTGTTTTGGTCTTGATGGTGATGCCCCGCTTCTTGAACGACTTCGCCAACTCATTGGCGGCGTCCGCGTCGCTCGTCGGCACAATCTGGTCCAAAAGCTCCACCACGGTCACTTCCGCGCCCAAGGCGTGGTAAATGTCGGCGAACTCGAGGCCGATGGCGCCGCCGCCAATCGTCAGAAACCGCTTAGGAACTTCCGAGAGGAGCAGCGCCCCGGTGGAGTTGACGATGGTGTCGCCGTTCGTTTCGAAGCCGGGGATTTCGATGGGCTCCGAGCCGGTCGCCACGATAATCTTTTCGGCGCTGACCGACTTGTCGCCGATCTGGACGGTATGGGCGTCCTTGAAGGTGGCGGTGCCGTCAAACACCTCTACCCCGTTGCCCTTTAGGAGCACGCCTACTCCCCCCGTCAGCTTTTTAACGACGCCGTCCTTCCACTTGTTCATCGCCTCGAGGTTGATGTCGGGCTTGGCGAAGGTAACGCCAAAGTCACCCGCGTGCTGGGCGCTGCGCAGTTCGTCTGCTACATGCAAGAGAGCCTTGGTCGGAATGCAGCCGACATTTAAACACACGCCGCCCAAATACTCGGCCTCGACACAAGCGGTCTTTTTACCCATCTGCGCGGCGCGGATCGCCGCGTGGTAGCCGCCGGGACCCGCACCGATAACGAGAACTTCATAGTCCATGCCAGCCTCCTTCAAGACTCGAGACGCATATCGCTCCAGTCTAACCCCTGGCCCATAGACCGACTCCCGTTTACGAACGCGGCGGCAGAGGCGCTTTTGGAGTATGGTAGGGGCATGACGGTCAGCTTACCCGAACGCTCGGCCGAAGCGAAGGGCCCCATCACCCTGCGCTTTCCCGCAAGCGACTTTTTGGACGACGAGCGGCTGCTGGCGCTTTCTTCTTCAAATCCGGACTTGCGCCTCGAGCGCGACGCCCAAGGAGCACTTATTGTCATGCCGCCCGCAGGAGGAGAAACCGGAGACCGAAACTCTGAAATCAATATGCAATTAAGGCTTTGGGCTAAGCAGGACGGTAGAGGCACAACCTTTGATTCTTCGACTGGATTTCGTCTGCCTAATAGTGCGGTGCGCTCGCCAGATGCCTCTTGGGTGAAAAAGTCAAGACTGGAGATACTCACAGAAGAACAGCGAAAAAAGTTCTTGCCCCTGTGTCCCGACTTCGTGCTCGAGCTCCGTTCGCCCACCGACGGCCTGAAGACCCTACACGACAAGATGCAGGAGTACATGGCGAGCGGCGCCCAACTCGGCTGGCTCATCGACCCAGACTCTAAACGCGCCTATATCTACCGGCCTGAAGAGGTCGAGGCGCTCGAGAACCCCCAAACTCTCGACGGCGGCCCGGTACTGCCCGGTTTTGCGCTTGACCTGCGTGAGCTAGGGTAGTTGCAGTAGGGCGTGAAGAGTCACGTTCCTG
Proteins encoded in this window:
- the argJ gene encoding bifunctional glutamate N-acetyltransferase/amino-acid acetyltransferase ArgJ, with translation MKLPRGFQAAGVAAGIKLSGAPDLALIYAPMPLAWALTTTRNLVRAPFIDRNRERFASGQPVRAVAVNAGNANCATGEQGALDNEAFAAEAARAVGVERVHEVLTASTGVIGQPLPMERIRAALPRLAQNLGEEADAAATAIMTTDTRPKLAAVTLAGGARVVGIAKGSGMIHPDMATMLAFVMTDAAIPQAELRSLWPGVVSESFNQVTVDGDTSPNDMAALLCSAQVDADQSDFVSALRQVCGDLARDIARDGEGATKLITVVVTGARNADEAKLAARAIARSPLAKAAAYGNDPNWGRILVALGYSGAGFEPARVSIALQGSLVYSGAPRPFDAGALSRRMNSPDLLIEVDLAAGGARGSAWGCDLTADYVKINADYHT
- the lpdA gene encoding dihydrolipoyl dehydrogenase, with amino-acid sequence MDYEVLVIGAGPGGYHAAIRAAQMGKKTACVEAEYLGGVCLNVGCIPTKALLHVADELRSAQHAGDFGVTFAKPDINLEAMNKWKDGVVKKLTGGVGVLLKGNGVEVFDGTATFKDAHTVQIGDKSVSAEKIIVATGSEPIEIPGFETNGDTIVNSTGALLLSEVPKRFLTIGGGAIGLEFADIYHALGAEVTVVELLDQIVPTSDADAANELAKSFKKRGITIKTKTKAVKCEETADGLEVTLENTAGEQETLTVDKILVAVGRKPRGAGLGLEELGVTVERGYLPVNEHMQTKVPHIYAIGDVARAPLLAHKAMKEGLVAAEHAAGKPAAYDTIVPNVVYTSPELASVGMTEKEAREAGREVRVGIFPLQASGRAMTLGVNEGLVKVIGDAQSDLLLGFHMVGPSAGDMVSEAALAIEMGATLEDISLTQHAHPTLGESFMEAAEAAHGLSIHLPKPRKRKD
- a CDS encoding Uma2 family endonuclease translates to MTVSLPERSAEAKGPITLRFPASDFLDDERLLALSSSNPDLRLERDAQGALIVMPPAGGETGDRNSEINMQLRLWAKQDGRGTTFDSSTGFRLPNSAVRSPDASWVKKSRLEILTEEQRKKFLPLCPDFVLELRSPTDGLKTLHDKMQEYMASGAQLGWLIDPDSKRAYIYRPEEVEALENPQTLDGGPVLPGFALDLRELG